Within Enterobacter sp. RHBSTW-00175, the genomic segment CTGACCAGATAATTGTGCTGGGGTTAACCCATGGGAAGAATACATTTTACAAACAGGAGGAAAAACGCGATGAACAGATTCAATGATGAGCGCCCTGCATGGCATGATTACCTCGGTGATACGCTACGGGGCAATGTTCCTGTTAACCAACTTATTCCCCAACATCCTTATTTACTGAATACGCTGCAACTGGAAGAGGCATTGCACAAAAACACTGAACATATCATGCTGCTGACCACGGATGAAGCCTATGCGGTGATGAATGCCCTGTACAAAAAAGGAACGACCTACTCTGGAAATATCAAAGATGCGATGTCGGGCACGAAAAACATAACGAAACTGGTAAGCTATAGAGATGCCGGAAAGCTGGTGTTTAACTTAAAAGGTCTGGGTATCAAAGCTGTCCCCTACATGCACAAAGGAGTGACCTATATTAAAATTACTGGCTATCCTTCAGCCCGACGAATCCTTAATGGCACCCGTTATGCGATGAATAATCTAAAAATACTGGAACTGGGCATCGGCAAAGCCGGGATTAATGCCGAAATTTTAAGAGGCGCCCGTTTCTGTATTCGCTTTGCTGCGGCACAGCGGGCGGTGGAGTTTATTTTTTCATCTGATCATTATTTTGCTACGTTTATCGGTAATATCACGATGGATGTGGCGAAGGTGGTTGTGACGATGTTTGTGACGAAAGTTGCAATGGGCATGTTAACTGGGTTGGCTACTGTAGCTGGCGCCGTTATACCTGTAACTATAGGGATAGCGATTGCAGTTGCACTGGGTTTTTACATTACTTATAAACTGGCAGATCTGGATGAAAAGTATCATTTATCAGAGCGCTTAATCGCAATGATTAAAAACGGGTTGGAAGAACACCAGAAAATGGTGGGTTGGAATATTCAGCACAGTAATCCATGTCTTTTTCCAATGATGAATGGACATTATTAATATAATGAACCTGGTAAAGGCTAAAGGGTATATTTACGGGTTTGTTATAATTATATGCCTGACGGCTATAATTATAGATCTGTATTATAGTATCACTCCAACAATCATGGGGCTAGTTAAAGGGGATGATTATATTTACTATGATCCTAAACAAGTTACTCTATTCCTATTACTTCCCGCTATGATTGTTGCAGATTTATCCGTTGTTTTTCTATTATTACCGTTCAGAAAAAAAACGGATATAATAAGACAGAAATGTATGATACCAACGATGATTTACGCCATTGCTGCATTCATTATTGGTATTCTTCTGTCGATAGTGATTTCTATCTACCCGCTTGGTACAGACTACTATCAGTGTCGCTCTACAAGCATTGTTTCATCCGGTAGTTATTATGCCCGGAGCGAAGAGATGTGTAAGCAGAGAGCATATTTATCAACCAGTGAAGAAGAACAACCTCCCCAAACACCAGAATATAATGAACTGGAACCTCCGGCACGGTAACCCTCACCTGAGCCTACCGTGTAGTGTGGATATACTCCTGAGTGAGAGGATCTTTATTCATGACCCAAAAAAATAGCTAAGCTATTGTGTGCGTTAGCGACTTACCGCGAGAATGCTATTTTCAAGAGAAAAAGTGATTTACTCTGCCCTAAAAAGTATCCTCAAATAGCCCGTAAAGCCCTGGGTTGAGCGTTTTAACGGCATTCCATTTTATGGCGCAAAATATGTAGAATTTTCAACGTCAAAGGGTTTTACTTCTCACTCAAATTACAGTCAGGACGCGTATGTTGAACAATACGATGAGCGTGGTCATCCTTGCCGCAGGTAAAGGCACCCGCATGTATTCCGATCTTCCGAAGGTGCTGCACACCCTGGCAGGAAAGCCTATGGTGCAGCATGTCATTGATGCCGCTAATGATCTCGGTGCCCGCAAGGTACACCTGGTTTACGGCCACGGCGGCGATCTGCTAAAGCAAACGCTGCGTGATGACAAACTCAACTGGGTACTTCAGGCTGAACAACTGGGCACTGGTCATGCGATGCAGCAGGCTGCCCCGTTCTTCGCGGATGACGAAGACATTCTGATGCTTTACGGCGATGTTCCGCTGATTACCGTCGACACCCTGACTCGCCTGCGTGAAGCGAAACCGCAGGGCGGTATTGGTTTGTTAACCGTCGTACTGGACGATCCGAGCGGCTATGGCCGAATTACCCGTGAAAATGGCAACGTAACGGGTATTGTTGAGCATAAAGATGCCAGCGACGCCCAGCGTCAGATCCAGGAAATCAACACCGGCATCCTGATTGCCAACGGCGCAGATATGAAACGCTGGCTGTCGAAACTGACCAACAACAACGCGCAGGGTGAGTATTACATCACGGATATTATTGCCCTGGCGTACCATGAAGGCCGTGAGATTGCCGCTGTACACCCGGCTCGTATCAGCGAAACCGATGGTGTAAACAACCGCCTGCAACTTTCCCGCCTGGAGCGTATTTACCAGTCAGAACAGGCGGAAAAACTGCTGCTGGCAGGCGTTATGCTGAGCGATCCAGCGCGTTTTGATCTGCGCGGCACCCTGGCTCACGGGCGTGATGTTGAGATTGATACTAACGTTATCCTTGAAGGCAACGTGACCCTTGGCCATGGCGTCAAAATTGGCACGGGTTGCGTGATTAAAAACAGCGTCATTGGTGATAACTGCGAAATCAGCCCATACAGTGTGGTAGAAGATGCCCATCTGGAAGCGGCGTGCACCATTGGTCCGTTTACGCGCCTGCGCCCTGGCGCTGAGCTGCTGGAAGGCGCGCACGTGGGTAACTTCGTCGAAATGAAAAAAGCGCGGCTGGGTAAAGGCTCTAAAGCCGGTCATTTGACCTATCTGGGCGATGCGGAGATTGGCGATAACGTGAATATTGGTGCAGGAACGATCACCTGTAACTACGACGGTGCTAATAAGTTTAAAACCATCATTGGTGATGATGTGTTTGTCGGCTCTGATACGCAGCTGGTGGCGCCTGTTACCGTTGGTAATGGCGTAACTATTGCCGCAGGAACGACTGTCACGCGTGATGTGGCCGATAACGAGCTGGTGTTAAGCCGTGTGCCGCAGGTTCACAAGCAGGGCTGGAAACGCCCGGTGAAGAAGTAACAGATTTTCGGGACGAGGGGATAATATAATCCCCCTCCCATAAGCAGTACCCATAAATATAACCCCACTCTCTACAAGGCTCGGGGCGCCCGAAAAGGGCAACAACAGGTCAGCGACAACGCATGGCATAGCGCCATAATCAGGAAATCTAACTATGTGTGGAATTGTTGGAGCAGTTGCGCAGCGTGATATTGCTGAAATCCTTCTCGAAGGTTTACGTCGTCTGGAATACCGTGGCTATGACTCTGCTGGTCTGGCTGTGGTGGATGCGGAAGGTCAAATGACCCGTTTGCGTCGTCTGGGTAAAGTGCAGATCCTGGCGCAAGCGGCGGAAGAACACCCGCTGCACGGCGGAACCGGTATTGCGCATACTCGCTGGGCGACGCATGGCGAACCCTCCGAAGGTAACGCACACCCGCATGTGTCTGAACACATTGTGGTGGTGCATAACGGCATTATCGAAAACCACGAACCACTCCGTGAAATGCTGAAAACACGCGGTTATACCTTCGTGTCTGAAACCGACACCGAAGTTATTGCTCACCTGGTTCACTGGGAACTGGAACAGGGCGGCACGCTGCGTGATGCGGTGCTGCGTGCTATTCCTCAGCTGCGCGGTGCATACGGGACGGTTATCATGGATTCCCGTGACCCGAGCACACTGCTTGCTGCACGCTCCGGTAGCCCAATGGTTATCGGCCTTGGCATGGGTGAAAACTTCATCGCATCCGATCAGCTGGCACTGCTGCCAGTGACCCGTCGCTTTATCTTCCTGGAAGAGGGCGATATCGCTGAAGTGACGCGCCGTTCCGTGTCTATCTTTGATAAAGCCGGTACGCAGATCAATCGCCAGGAAATTGAATCCAACCTGCAATACGACGCAGGCGATAAAGGCGCTTACCGTCACTACATGCAGAAAGAGATTTACGAGCAGCCGAACGCCATCAAAAACACCCTGACCGGGCGTATTAGCCACGGCGTGGTGGATTTGAGCGAATTGGGCGACAAGGCGAACGAGCTGCTGTCGAAGGTTGAGCATATTCAGATCGTGGCCTGCGGCACCTCCTACAACTCCGGTATGGTCTCTCGCTACTGGTTTGAATCGCTGGCGGATGTGCCATGCGATGTGGAAATCGCGTCTGAATTCCGCTACCGCAAATCCGCAGTGCGCCGTAACAGCCTGATGATCACCCTTTCCCAGTCTGGCGAAACAGCCGATACCCTGGCGGCGCTGCGTCTGTCCAAAGAGCTGGGCTATCTTGGCTCTCTGGCGATTTGTAACGTGCCGGGATCTTCTCTGGTACGCGAATCCGATCTTGCGCTGATGACCAACGCGGGCACGGAAATTGGTGTCGCATCGACGAAAGCCTTCACTACGCAGCTGACAGTGCTGCTGATGCTGGTGGCGAAACTGGCGCGTTTGAAAGGGCTGGATGCCGCTGTTGAGCAGAACATTGTTCATGGTTTGCAGGCTTTGCCGAGCCGTATTGAGCAGATGCTGTCTCAGGACAAACGTATTGAGCAGCTTGCGGAAGATTTCTCTGACAAACATCACGCGCTGTTCCTGGGGCGTGGCGATCAGTATCCGATTGCGCTGGAAGGCGCGCTGAAGCTGAAAGAGATCTCGTACATCCACGCAGAAGCCTATGCGGCAGGTGAGCTGAAACACGGCCCTCTGGCGCTGATTGATGCGGATATGCCGGTTATCGTCGTTGCGCCAAACAACGAACTGCTGGAAAAACTGAAGTCCAACATTGAAGAAGTGCGCGCCCGTGGCGGTGTACTGTACGTCTTTGCTGATAAGGATGCCGGTTTCACCAGCAACGACAACATGCACATCATCGAGATGCCGCATGTGGAAGAGGTGATTGCACCTATCTTCTACACCGTTCCGCTGCAATTACTGGCTTATCACGTTGCGCTTATCAAAGGCACCGACGTTGACCAGCCACGTAACCTGGCGAAATCTGTGACGGTTGAATAATCATCTCAGGCTCCACCTTCGGGTGGAGCTTTTTTACCCTTCCTGGTTTGTTTTTAATCAACTCTTTCCCATTTTTATTTATGACAATCTGTCATCTTCAGCTACTTTTTTCAGTGTCACATAAAGAAAATATCACTGAAAACATACTGTCATGTTTGTGGCTATCTAATTGATACGTTTGATAATTTTTACTGACTTTTAAGTTAAACTTTCGTTGTCATAAAACTGTCATAATTCGTACATTTATCTGTCACCTGTTTGTCCTATTTTGCTCATCGTAGCCACTAAACAACGATTTACGAAAATCTTGCAGGAGACATTATGAAAGTTATGCGTACCACTGTCGCAACTGTTGTCGCCGCGACCTTATCTCTGAGCGCTTTCTCTGTATTCGCAGAGGCAAGCCTGACTGGTGCCGGTGCAACCTTCCCTGCGCCGGTGTATGCCAAATGGGCGGATACTTACCAGAAAGAAACGGGTAACAAGGTTAACTACCAGGGTATCGGCTCCTCCGGTGGCGTTAAACAAATTACCGCTAACACCGTTGATTTCGGCGCATCAGATGCTCCACTGACTGATGAAAAACTGGCTCAGGAAGGCCTGTTCCAGTTCCCTACCGTTATCGGTGGTGTGGTTCTGGCCATCAACCTGCCGGGCGTGAAGTCTGGTGAGCTGGTGCTGGACGGCAAAACACTGGGTGACATCTACCTGGGCAAAATCAAAAAATGGGATGACGAAGCCATTGCTAAACTCAACCCAGGCCTGAAACTGCCTTCTCAGAACATCGCTGTGGTTCGCCGCGCAGATGGTTCTGGTACCTCTTTCGTCTTCACCAGCTACCTGGCGAAAGTGAACGAAGAGTGGAAATCTAAAGTCGGTTCTGGCTCTACCGTTAACTGGCCAACCGGTTTGGGCGGTAAAGGTAACGACGGTATCGCGGCATTCGTACAGCGTCTGCCAGGCTCTATCGGTTACGTAGAATACGCTTACGCTAAGCAGAACAACCTGGCTTACACCAAGCTGCTGTCTGCTGACGGCAAGCCAGTAAGCCCGACTGAAGAGAACTTTGCTAACGCTGCTAAAGGCGCTGACTGGAGCAAATCCTTTGCACAGGATCTGACTAACCAGAAAGGCGAAGGCGCATGGCCAATCACCTCTACCACGTTCATTCTGGTTCACAAAGAGCAGAAGAAACCTGAGCAAGGTACTGAAGTGCTGAAGTTCTTCGACTGGGCATACAAAAACGGCAACAAACAGGCTAACGATCTGGATTACGCCAGCCTGCCGGATAGCGTGGTTGAGCAGATTCGTGCTGCATGGAAGACCAACGTAAAAGACAGCAGCGGTAAGGCATTGTATTAATTTAGCATTCTGACGAAAATGGCGGGTGGCGCTTGCGCTAACCCGCCCTACGGTTCCAACTGTAGGCCGGATAAGCGCAAGCGCCATCCGGCAATTTCGTAAACGCGTTTAACAGAAGAGTGATTTATGGCTGCAACCAAGCCTGCATTTAACCCTCCGGGTAAAAAAGGTGACATGATTTTCAGCGCGCTGGTAAAACTGGCTGCGCTGATTGTGCTATTGCTGCTGGGCGGCATTATCGTGTCCCTGATTTTCTCATCCTGGCCGAGCATCCAGAAATTTGGATTCTCTTTCCTGTGGACGAAAGAGTGGGATGCACCGAACGACATCTACGGTGCGCTGGTGCCGATTTACGGCACGCTGGTGACCTCGTTCATTGCTCTGCTGATTGCTGTTCCGGTCAGTTTTGGTATTGCCCTGTTCCTGACGGAACTGGCGCCTAACTGGCTGAAGCGTCCGCTTGGTATCGCCATCGAACTGCTGGCGGCTATCCCGAGTATCGTGTACGGCATGTGGGGCCTGTTTATCTTTGCTCCGCTGTTTGCGAAATACTTCCAGGAGCCGGTGGGCAATGTTCTGTCCTCTATCCCGTTTGTGGGGGCGCTGTTCTCTGGCCCGGCATTCGGTATCGGTATTCTGGCTGCGGGTGTGATCCTCGCCATCATGATTATTCCGTACATTGCGGCCGTTATGCGCGATGTCTTCGAACAAACCCCGGTGATGATGAAAGAGTCGGCTTACGGCATCGGCTGCACCACCTGGGAAGTTATCTGGCGCATTGTTCTTCCGTTCACCAAAAATGGGGTGATCGGTGGTGTTATGTTGGGATTAGGTCGTGCACTGGGTGAAACCATGGCGGTGACCTTTATCATCGGTAATACCTACCAGCTCGACAGCGCATCGCTCTACATGCCAGGTAACAGTATTACATCAGCCCTGGCTAACGAATTTGCTGAGGCGGAATCCGGGCTGCACGTTGCTGCTCTGATGGAACTGGGTCTGATTCTGTTTGTTATCACCTTCATTGTTCTGGCGATTTCCAAGCTGATGATTATGCGTTTGGCTAAGAACGAGGGGGCACGTTAATGGCGACTCTCGAAATGCAAAGCACCGCTGAGCTGGCGGAATCCCGCCGCAAAATGCAGGCCAAGCGCCGAGTGAAAAACCGTATTGCGCTGACGCTCTCTATGGCGACGATGGCATTCGGTCTGTTCTGGCTGGTCTGGATCCTCTTCTCTACCGTTGTGCGCGGTATTGACGGTATGTCACTGGCGCTGTTTACCGAAATGACGCCACCACCGAACACCGCGGGTGGCGGCCTGGCGAACGCCCTGGCGGGCAGCGGCCTGTTGATCCTGTGGGCTACGGTCGTTGGGACACCGCTTGGCATTATGGCGGGGATCTACCTGGCAGAATATGGTCGTAAATCCTGGCTTGCAGAAGTGATTCGCTTCATTAACGACATTCTGCTCTCTGCACCTTCTATCGTGGTCGGCCTGTTCGTTTACACCATTGTGGTGGCGCAGATGGAACACTTCTCCGGCTGGGCTGGCGTTATTGCGCTGGCGCTGTTGCAGGTGCCCATCGTCATCCGTACCACCGAAAACATGCTGAAACTGGTGCCTGATAGCCTGCGTGAAGCGGCCTATGCACTGGGAACACCAAAATGGAAAATGATCTCCGCGATTACGCTGAAAGCGTCAATCTCCGGGATCATGACTGGCGTCCTGCTGGCCGTTGCCCGTATTGCGGGTGAAACGGCTCCGCTGCTGTTTACTTCGCTCTCCAACCAGTTCTGGAGTACGGACATGATGCAGCCTATCGCTAACCTGCCGGTCACCATCTTTAAATTTGCGATGAGCCCGTTCGCGGAGTGGCAGCAGCTGGCCTGGGCCGGGGTGCTGATCATTACCCTTTGCGTTCTGTTGCTGAACATTCTGGCGCGCGTCATTTTCGCGAAGAAGAAACACGGTTAATTTTTTACGGCGCGGCACATCGCGGCGTCGAATGAGGAAATGAGTCAATGAGTATGGTTGATACTGCCCCGGGTAAGATTCAGGTTCGTGATTTGAACTTCTACTACGGCAAATTCCATGCCCTGAAGAATATCAACCTGGATATCGCGAAGAATCAGGTCACGGCATTCATCGGTCCATCTGGCTGTGGTAAATCCACCCTGCTGCGTACCTTTAACAAGATGTATTCGCTCTATCCGGAACAGCGCGCAGAAGGCGAGATCATTCTGGATGGCGAAAACATTCTGACCCAGGCCCAGGATATTGCCCTGCTGCGTGCGAAAGTGGGCATGGTGTTCCAGAAGCCTACGCCGTTCCCGATGTCGATTTACGACAACATCGCCTTTGGCGTGCGTCTGTTTGAAAAGCTCTCCCGTGCTGATATGGACGAGCGCGTGCAGTGGGCTTTGACCAAGGCCGCATTATGGAACGAAACCAAAGATAAGTTGCACCAGAGCGGTTACTCTCTCTCCGGTGGTCAGCAGCAGCGTCTGTGCATTGCGCGTGGTATCGCCATTCGCCCTGAAGTGTTGCTGCTGGATGAGCCGTGTTCAGCCCTGGACCCGATCTCAACCGGGCGTATTGAAGAGCTGATCACCGAGCTGAAACAGGATTACACCGTGGTAATCGTGACCCACAACATGCAGCAGGCTGCGCGTTGTTCCGATCACACGGCGTTTATGTACCTGGGCGAGTTGATTGAGTTCAGCGATACGGACGCGCTGTTCACCAGGCCCGCGAAGAAACAAACCGAAGATTATATTACTGGCCGCTACGGTTGATTTGCCTTAGTGCATGTGGAGAAACCATGGACAACCTCAATCTTAATAAACACATTTCCGGCCAGTTCAACGCAGAGCTGGAAAGCATCCGCACTCAGGTGATGACCATGGGTGGCATGGTCGAGCAGCAGCTTTCTGATGCGATCACGGCGATGCACAACCAGGACAGCGAACTGGCGAAGCGCGTTATCGAAGGCGACAAAAACGTCAACATGATGGAAGTGGCGATCGACGAAGCCTGCGTACGTATTATCGCCAAGCGTCAGCCGACGGCGAGCGACCTGCGTCTGGTGATGGCTATCATCAAAACCATCGCCG encodes:
- the pstB gene encoding phosphate ABC transporter ATP-binding protein PstB, with protein sequence MSMVDTAPGKIQVRDLNFYYGKFHALKNINLDIAKNQVTAFIGPSGCGKSTLLRTFNKMYSLYPEQRAEGEIILDGENILTQAQDIALLRAKVGMVFQKPTPFPMSIYDNIAFGVRLFEKLSRADMDERVQWALTKAALWNETKDKLHQSGYSLSGGQQQRLCIARGIAIRPEVLLLDEPCSALDPISTGRIEELITELKQDYTVVIVTHNMQQAARCSDHTAFMYLGELIEFSDTDALFTRPAKKQTEDYITGRYG
- the glmU gene encoding bifunctional UDP-N-acetylglucosamine diphosphorylase/glucosamine-1-phosphate N-acetyltransferase GlmU, with protein sequence MLNNTMSVVILAAGKGTRMYSDLPKVLHTLAGKPMVQHVIDAANDLGARKVHLVYGHGGDLLKQTLRDDKLNWVLQAEQLGTGHAMQQAAPFFADDEDILMLYGDVPLITVDTLTRLREAKPQGGIGLLTVVLDDPSGYGRITRENGNVTGIVEHKDASDAQRQIQEINTGILIANGADMKRWLSKLTNNNAQGEYYITDIIALAYHEGREIAAVHPARISETDGVNNRLQLSRLERIYQSEQAEKLLLAGVMLSDPARFDLRGTLAHGRDVEIDTNVILEGNVTLGHGVKIGTGCVIKNSVIGDNCEISPYSVVEDAHLEAACTIGPFTRLRPGAELLEGAHVGNFVEMKKARLGKGSKAGHLTYLGDAEIGDNVNIGAGTITCNYDGANKFKTIIGDDVFVGSDTQLVAPVTVGNGVTIAAGTTVTRDVADNELVLSRVPQVHKQGWKRPVKK
- the pstC gene encoding phosphate ABC transporter permease PstC; the protein is MAATKPAFNPPGKKGDMIFSALVKLAALIVLLLLGGIIVSLIFSSWPSIQKFGFSFLWTKEWDAPNDIYGALVPIYGTLVTSFIALLIAVPVSFGIALFLTELAPNWLKRPLGIAIELLAAIPSIVYGMWGLFIFAPLFAKYFQEPVGNVLSSIPFVGALFSGPAFGIGILAAGVILAIMIIPYIAAVMRDVFEQTPVMMKESAYGIGCTTWEVIWRIVLPFTKNGVIGGVMLGLGRALGETMAVTFIIGNTYQLDSASLYMPGNSITSALANEFAEAESGLHVAALMELGLILFVITFIVLAISKLMIMRLAKNEGAR
- the pstA gene encoding phosphate ABC transporter permease PstA encodes the protein MATLEMQSTAELAESRRKMQAKRRVKNRIALTLSMATMAFGLFWLVWILFSTVVRGIDGMSLALFTEMTPPPNTAGGGLANALAGSGLLILWATVVGTPLGIMAGIYLAEYGRKSWLAEVIRFINDILLSAPSIVVGLFVYTIVVAQMEHFSGWAGVIALALLQVPIVIRTTENMLKLVPDSLREAAYALGTPKWKMISAITLKASISGIMTGVLLAVARIAGETAPLLFTSLSNQFWSTDMMQPIANLPVTIFKFAMSPFAEWQQLAWAGVLIITLCVLLLNILARVIFAKKKHG
- the pstS gene encoding phosphate ABC transporter substrate-binding protein PstS, translated to MKVMRTTVATVVAATLSLSAFSVFAEASLTGAGATFPAPVYAKWADTYQKETGNKVNYQGIGSSGGVKQITANTVDFGASDAPLTDEKLAQEGLFQFPTVIGGVVLAINLPGVKSGELVLDGKTLGDIYLGKIKKWDDEAIAKLNPGLKLPSQNIAVVRRADGSGTSFVFTSYLAKVNEEWKSKVGSGSTVNWPTGLGGKGNDGIAAFVQRLPGSIGYVEYAYAKQNNLAYTKLLSADGKPVSPTEENFANAAKGADWSKSFAQDLTNQKGEGAWPITSTTFILVHKEQKKPEQGTEVLKFFDWAYKNGNKQANDLDYASLPDSVVEQIRAAWKTNVKDSSGKALY
- the glmS gene encoding glutamine--fructose-6-phosphate transaminase (isomerizing), with the translated sequence MCGIVGAVAQRDIAEILLEGLRRLEYRGYDSAGLAVVDAEGQMTRLRRLGKVQILAQAAEEHPLHGGTGIAHTRWATHGEPSEGNAHPHVSEHIVVVHNGIIENHEPLREMLKTRGYTFVSETDTEVIAHLVHWELEQGGTLRDAVLRAIPQLRGAYGTVIMDSRDPSTLLAARSGSPMVIGLGMGENFIASDQLALLPVTRRFIFLEEGDIAEVTRRSVSIFDKAGTQINRQEIESNLQYDAGDKGAYRHYMQKEIYEQPNAIKNTLTGRISHGVVDLSELGDKANELLSKVEHIQIVACGTSYNSGMVSRYWFESLADVPCDVEIASEFRYRKSAVRRNSLMITLSQSGETADTLAALRLSKELGYLGSLAICNVPGSSLVRESDLALMTNAGTEIGVASTKAFTTQLTVLLMLVAKLARLKGLDAAVEQNIVHGLQALPSRIEQMLSQDKRIEQLAEDFSDKHHALFLGRGDQYPIALEGALKLKEISYIHAEAYAAGELKHGPLALIDADMPVIVVAPNNELLEKLKSNIEEVRARGGVLYVFADKDAGFTSNDNMHIIEMPHVEEVIAPIFYTVPLQLLAYHVALIKGTDVDQPRNLAKSVTVE